From the Limanda limanda chromosome 2, fLimLim1.1, whole genome shotgun sequence genome, one window contains:
- the mab21l2 gene encoding protein mab-21-like 2, with protein MIATQAKLVYQLNKYYNERCQARKAAIAKTIREVCKVVSDVLKEVEVQEPRFISSLSEIDARFEGMEVISPNEFEVVLYLNQMGVFNFVDDGSLPGCAVLKLSDGRKRSMSLWVEFITASGYLSARKIRSRFQTLVAQAVDKCSYRDVVKMVADTSEVRLRIRERYVVQITPAFKCTGIWPRSAAQWPMPHIPWPGPNRVAEVKAEGFNLLSKECYSLTGKQSSAESDAWVLQFSEAENRLLMAGCRKKSLSILKTLRDRHLELPGMPLNNYHMKTLLLYECEKHPRETDWDESCLGDRLNGILLQLISCLQCRRCPHYFLPNLDLFQGKPHSALEAAAKQTWRLAREILTNAKSLDKL; from the coding sequence ATGATCGCGACCCAGGCGAAGCTGGTGTACCAGCTCAACAAATACTACAACGAGAGGTGCCAGGCTCGCAAAGCGGCCATTGCGAAGACCATCCGAGAGGTCTGTAAGGTGGTGTCGGATgtcctgaaggaggtggaggtgcaggAGCCCCGCTTCATCAGCTCCCTCAGCGAGATCGACGCCCGCTTCGAGGGGATGGAGGTCATCTCGCCCAACGAGTTCGAGGTGGTCCTGTACCTCAACCAGATGGGGGTCTTCAACTTCGTGGACGACGGGTCTCTCCCGGGCTGCGCGGTGCTGAAGCTGAGCGACGGCCGCAAGAGGAGCATGTCTCTGTGGGTGGAGTTCATCACCGCCTCCGGGTACCTCTCCGCCCGCAAGATCCGCTCCCGGTTCCAGACCCTGGTGGCCCAGGCCGTGGATAAGTGCAGCTACCGCGACGTGGTGAAGATGGTGGCGGACACCAGCGAGGTCAGGCTACGGATCCGGGAGAGGTACGTGGTGCAGATCACCCCCGCCTTCAAGTGCACTGGGATTTGGCCTCGAAGCGCCGCTCAGTGGCCCATGCCCCACATCCCCTGGCCCGGGCCGAACCGGGTCGCAGAGGTCAAAGCCGAGGGGTTCAACCTCCTGTCCAAGGAGTGCTACTCGCTCACAGGGAAGCAGAGCTCTGCAGAGAGCGACGCGTGGGTCCTGCAGTTCAGCGAGGCCGAGAACAGGCTGCTGATGGCCGGCTGCAGGAAGAAGTCTCTGTCCATCCTGAAGACCCTGAGGGACCGACACCTGGAGCTGCCCGGCATGCCCCTCAACAACTACCACATGAAGACCCTGCTGCTGTACGAGTGCGAGAAGCACCCGAGAGAGACCGACTGGGACGAGTCCTGCCTCGGAGACCGGCTGAACGGcatcctgctgcagctcataTCCTGTCTGCAGTGCCGCAGATGTCCCCACTACTTCTTGCCAAACTTGGACTTGTTTCAGGGAAAGCCTCACTCGGCCCTGGAGGCTGCTGCGAAGCAGACATGGAGACTAGCGAGAGAAATCCTCACCAACGCCAAGAGTTTGGACAAATTATAG